A genome region from Natronosalvus rutilus includes the following:
- the nadA gene encoding quinolinate synthase NadA, whose amino-acid sequence MVTLDAADLDTELSLFKYDNLEQLPPRYRDLEADERTARIEAALEELGDDVVVLGHNYQRREIVEHADFVGDSYQLSVEAAGSDAKYVVFGGVTFMAESADIITDDDQTVILPSMEASCPMAGMAEALQVDAAWAEITAAAPDADIVPITYMNSYADLKAFCADQGGLVCTSSNAHRAFEWAFERGDKVLFLPDKHLGENTTHRLGMEDRIAEWDPWDPEGKDPAEVAESDVILWEGYCQVHERFRVEHIEHVRTEYPDANVIVHPECRREVVEAADKAGSTAEICRTVEAADPGDTWAIGTEIHLTNHLQRWHPEVNVVPLCGEACMDCNAMRQIDPNYLAWVLEELVEGRERNVIEVAPEEKDLAKVALDRMLEV is encoded by the coding sequence ATGGTTACACTAGATGCGGCGGATCTCGATACCGAACTTAGCCTGTTCAAGTACGACAACCTCGAGCAATTACCACCGAGGTATCGCGACCTCGAAGCCGACGAGCGAACGGCACGGATCGAGGCGGCGCTCGAGGAACTGGGTGACGACGTGGTCGTTCTCGGGCACAACTACCAGCGTCGAGAGATCGTCGAACACGCCGATTTCGTCGGCGATTCCTACCAGCTATCGGTCGAGGCCGCCGGGAGCGACGCGAAGTACGTCGTCTTCGGCGGCGTCACCTTCATGGCCGAGAGCGCGGACATCATTACCGACGACGACCAGACTGTCATCCTACCGAGCATGGAAGCGTCGTGCCCGATGGCCGGGATGGCAGAAGCCCTCCAGGTCGACGCCGCCTGGGCGGAGATCACCGCGGCCGCGCCCGACGCCGACATCGTGCCGATCACGTACATGAACTCCTACGCCGACCTGAAGGCGTTCTGCGCCGACCAGGGCGGCCTCGTCTGCACATCCTCGAACGCCCACCGCGCCTTCGAGTGGGCGTTCGAGCGCGGCGACAAGGTGCTCTTCCTGCCGGACAAGCACCTTGGGGAGAACACGACCCACAGGCTAGGAATGGAAGACCGGATCGCCGAGTGGGACCCCTGGGATCCTGAGGGGAAGGATCCGGCCGAGGTCGCCGAGAGCGACGTCATCCTCTGGGAGGGCTACTGCCAGGTGCACGAGCGCTTCCGGGTCGAGCACATCGAGCACGTTCGCACAGAGTACCCGGATGCGAACGTGATCGTCCACCCCGAGTGTCGCCGCGAGGTCGTCGAGGCAGCCGACAAAGCGGGCTCCACGGCGGAAATCTGCCGGACGGTCGAAGCGGCCGACCCCGGCGACACCTGGGCCATCGGGACCGAAATCCACCTGACGAACCACCTCCAGCGCTGGCACCCCGAGGTAAACGTCGTCCCGCTGTGTGGCGAGGCCTGCATGGACTGCAACGCCATGCGCCAGATCGACCCCAACTACCTCGCGTGGGTCCTCGAGGAACTCGTCGAGGGCCGCGAGCGCAACGTCATCGAGGTGGCCCCCGAAGAGAAGGACCTGGCGAAGGTTGCCCTCGATCGGATGCTCGAGGTGTGA
- a CDS encoding nuclear transport factor 2 family protein, which translates to MPSSHPPTPTPVERYYDALDHHEYDALESILSQSFVQGRPDRRFEGRDAFVRFMREERPSPGTAHVIDDSTGDGNTVVAEGRVLEDEGDGDALFAFVDTFTIENGSIVHLETRLR; encoded by the coding sequence ATGCCCTCGAGCCACCCACCCACGCCGACGCCGGTCGAGCGCTACTACGATGCTCTCGACCACCACGAGTACGACGCCCTCGAGTCGATCCTGAGCCAATCGTTCGTCCAGGGGCGGCCCGACCGTCGATTCGAGGGGCGGGACGCCTTCGTTCGGTTCATGCGCGAGGAGCGACCGAGCCCTGGCACCGCGCACGTCATCGACGACAGTACCGGCGACGGGAACACCGTCGTGGCCGAGGGACGCGTGCTCGAGGACGAGGGCGACGGCGACGCGCTGTTCGCGTTCGTCGACACGTTCACGATCGAGAACGGGTCGATCGTCCACCTCGAGACGCGGCTTCGGTGA
- a CDS encoding aminomethyltransferase family protein, translated as MHASVIESIHEDHGATFTERGGRQVVDHYGRPERAHRAVRNGVGLIETASGVIVVEGDDRLEYVDNVVSNRVPGADGEGCYALLLDPQGRIESDLYVYNAGERLLLVTPPGHAADIAADWSEKVFIQDVEIRDATDEFAIFGVHGPNATEKIASVLNGAAAPEDRFTFVRGSMGDAGVSVVRTDDLAGEESYEVVCGADVASDVYEILSIQGLNAAPFGYRTWDTLTLEAGTPLFESELEGTIPNVLGLDLALDFEKGCYVGQEVVSRVENRGQPSRKLIGLVLEGDVDSGPEPESPTDALPTAGATVFDGDATVGEITRAGVSPVLEEPIALALVEYDLEDPDLSVRVDGEEVDATSTALPFVEGSERSARVPTYE; from the coding sequence ATGCACGCGAGCGTCATCGAGTCGATCCACGAAGACCACGGCGCGACGTTCACCGAGCGCGGCGGGCGCCAGGTCGTCGACCACTACGGGCGACCCGAACGCGCCCACCGTGCCGTCAGGAACGGCGTCGGGCTGATCGAGACCGCCTCCGGCGTGATCGTCGTCGAGGGCGACGACCGCCTCGAGTACGTCGACAACGTCGTCTCGAACCGGGTCCCGGGCGCCGACGGCGAGGGGTGCTACGCCCTGTTGCTCGACCCCCAGGGCCGGATCGAGTCCGACCTCTACGTCTACAACGCGGGCGAGCGCCTGCTCCTCGTTACGCCGCCCGGCCACGCCGCGGACATCGCGGCCGACTGGTCCGAGAAGGTGTTCATTCAGGACGTCGAAATCCGAGACGCAACCGACGAGTTCGCCATCTTTGGGGTTCACGGCCCGAATGCGACCGAAAAGATCGCGAGCGTGCTCAACGGGGCTGCCGCCCCCGAGGACCGGTTTACGTTCGTCCGAGGCTCGATGGGCGACGCCGGGGTGAGCGTCGTGCGAACCGACGACCTCGCGGGAGAGGAGAGCTACGAGGTCGTCTGCGGCGCCGACGTCGCGTCCGACGTCTACGAGATCCTCTCGATCCAGGGGCTCAACGCGGCCCCGTTCGGCTACCGGACCTGGGACACCCTCACGCTCGAGGCCGGCACTCCGCTGTTCGAGTCGGAACTCGAGGGGACGATTCCGAACGTGCTCGGCCTGGACCTGGCGCTGGACTTCGAGAAGGGGTGTTACGTCGGCCAGGAGGTCGTCTCCCGGGTCGAGAACCGGGGACAGCCGAGTCGCAAGTTGATCGGGTTGGTTCTCGAGGGCGACGTCGATTCCGGACCCGAGCCCGAATCGCCGACCGACGCCCTGCCGACAGCGGGGGCGACCGTCTTCGACGGCGACGCCACCGTCGGCGAGATCACCCGAGCCGGGGTCAGCCCCGTGCTCGAGGAGCCAATCGCACTCGCGCTCGTCGAATACGACCTCGAGGACCCCGACCTCTCGGTTCGGGTGGACGGCGAGGAAGTAGACGCGACATCGACGGCGCTCCCGTTCGTGGAGGGATCGGAACGATCCGCGCGCGTGCCGACCTACGAGTGA
- a CDS encoding class I SAM-dependent methyltransferase, protein MVERDAVRRSYDELAPVYAAKRSDDGPGTRVLKRFLGSLEDPERVLDAGCGQGTPVLSRLAETTTAVGLDFSREQLGLATANAPEAGHVQGDMTALPFERSAFDAVVAYWSLIHVPLDEHRAVIDDFARVLRPGGRLLLCEGTNAWTGENPDWLESGVEMAWEIAGAEATRDQLQEAGFAVLEEWGVPEEFADDEEEGKDGDDSENGDEDHPWTFFVARLERD, encoded by the coding sequence ATGGTCGAGAGAGATGCCGTTCGCCGGAGCTACGACGAGTTGGCCCCGGTTTACGCAGCCAAGCGATCGGACGACGGCCCCGGGACGAGGGTCCTCAAGCGCTTCCTGGGCTCGCTCGAGGACCCCGAACGCGTTCTCGACGCAGGGTGTGGCCAGGGGACCCCAGTGCTGTCGCGGCTGGCCGAGACGACGACCGCGGTCGGGCTCGACTTCTCGCGCGAGCAGCTGGGACTGGCGACGGCGAACGCGCCAGAAGCCGGGCACGTACAAGGCGACATGACGGCACTCCCGTTCGAGCGGTCGGCGTTCGACGCGGTCGTCGCCTACTGGTCGCTGATCCACGTCCCGCTCGACGAGCACCGGGCGGTGATCGACGACTTCGCACGCGTCCTCCGTCCAGGCGGGCGACTCCTCCTGTGTGAGGGGACGAACGCCTGGACCGGCGAGAACCCGGACTGGCTCGAGAGCGGCGTCGAGATGGCCTGGGAGATCGCGGGCGCGGAGGCGACACGGGATCAGTTGCAGGAGGCGGGATTCGCGGTGCTCGAGGAGTGGGGTGTGCCGGAGGAATTCGCCGACGACGAGGAAGAAGGGAAAGACGGGGACGACAGCGAGAACGGGGACGAAGACCACCCGTGGACGTTCTTCGTCGCACGACTCGAGCGGGACTGA
- a CDS encoding amidohydrolase gives MTDAADTVLVDARVYSLADVDGTDPDAPEPDPAEALAIRDGEIVRVGREYEVRFLEGVETDVIDCEGRPVLPGFIDAHTHVENLGQYLVHADLSAAETLEGALDALATHADDASDREWLLGFGYDESEWPENRYLTATDLDAVSEDRPVVAMRVDMHTASLNSVALERLTGSMPAADVETEGGEPTGVVVEEATEAVWDAIEPDYAETHDLVTAALEHANALGVTGVHDKVRQSHAPRVYRDLEAASELTCRVRLDYWSDHLESLLDAGLATNGGSEFVEMGGIKSFTDGSFGGRTAKLFEPYADLPGGGGDGHGDGDGDGDSNDDSPEAGRGQWVVDPAELEETATKAANEGDYQLTVHAIGDEAIEETISAFEATPNTETARHRVEHAELATDDHLERMAEAGIVASVQPNFLQWAGEGGLYDQRLGVERRERSNRYRSMLEAGVPLAFGSDCMPLDPLLGVHHAVNAPVEAQRLSVTAALRAYTAGAAYAGFDEDRLGTLEVGKKADITVLEASPWDQTVQIDEIDVAMTLVDGEVVHDAGLKSS, from the coding sequence ATGACCGACGCTGCCGACACGGTGCTCGTCGACGCCCGCGTCTATTCGCTGGCGGACGTAGATGGGACCGACCCCGACGCACCCGAACCCGATCCGGCGGAGGCGCTGGCGATCCGCGACGGCGAGATCGTCCGCGTCGGCCGCGAGTACGAGGTCCGCTTCCTCGAGGGCGTCGAAACTGACGTGATCGACTGCGAGGGCCGCCCCGTTCTTCCGGGCTTTATCGACGCGCACACGCACGTAGAGAATCTGGGCCAGTACCTCGTCCACGCCGACCTCTCCGCTGCCGAGACGCTCGAGGGCGCCCTCGACGCGCTCGCGACCCATGCCGACGACGCGAGCGACCGCGAGTGGCTCCTCGGGTTCGGCTACGACGAGAGCGAGTGGCCCGAGAACCGCTATCTCACCGCGACAGATCTGGACGCCGTCAGCGAGGACCGCCCCGTCGTCGCGATGCGCGTCGACATGCACACCGCGTCGCTGAACTCGGTCGCGCTCGAGCGCCTGACAGGATCGATGCCCGCTGCGGACGTCGAAACCGAGGGCGGCGAGCCGACCGGCGTCGTCGTCGAGGAAGCGACCGAGGCCGTCTGGGACGCCATCGAACCCGACTACGCGGAGACGCACGACCTCGTCACTGCCGCCCTCGAGCACGCGAACGCGCTCGGCGTGACCGGGGTCCACGACAAGGTTCGCCAGTCCCACGCCCCGCGGGTCTACCGGGACCTCGAGGCCGCGAGCGAACTGACCTGCCGGGTACGACTGGATTACTGGAGCGACCACCTCGAGAGCCTCCTAGACGCCGGCCTCGCGACGAACGGCGGGAGTGAGTTCGTGGAGATGGGCGGGATCAAGTCGTTCACCGACGGGAGTTTCGGCGGCCGGACGGCGAAGCTGTTCGAGCCGTACGCGGATCTGCCGGGTGGTGGGGGCGACGGCCACGGTGACGGCGACGGCGACGGCGACAGCAACGACGACAGCCCCGAAGCGGGCCGCGGCCAGTGGGTCGTCGACCCCGCCGAACTCGAGGAAACCGCCACGAAAGCCGCCAACGAGGGCGACTACCAGCTCACCGTCCACGCCATCGGTGACGAAGCCATCGAAGAGACGATTTCGGCGTTCGAGGCGACGCCCAACACGGAGACGGCACGCCACCGCGTCGAGCACGCCGAACTCGCGACCGACGACCACCTCGAGCGGATGGCCGAGGCGGGCATCGTCGCCTCCGTCCAGCCGAACTTCCTCCAGTGGGCGGGCGAGGGCGGCCTCTACGACCAGCGCCTCGGCGTCGAGCGCCGCGAACGGTCGAACCGCTACCGGTCGATGCTCGAGGCGGGCGTCCCGCTGGCGTTCGGTTCGGACTGCATGCCTCTCGATCCGCTGCTGGGGGTTCACCACGCGGTGAACGCGCCCGTCGAAGCCCAGCGGCTCTCGGTGACGGCAGCGCTGCGGGCGTACACCGCGGGCGCGGCCTACGCCGGGTTCGACGAGGACCGACTGGGGACGCTCGAGGTCGGCAAGAAGGCGGATATCACGGTTCTCGAGGCGTCGCCGTGGGATCAGACGGTGCAAATCGACGAGATCGACGTTGCGATGACGCTGGTCGACGGGGAGGTGGTCCACGACGCGGGGCTCAAGTCGAGCTGA
- the hmgA gene encoding hydroxymethylglutaryl-CoA reductase (NADPH) has product MTDAETLAERVRTGELRLHELEEHADHDTAAAARRVLLEAETDADLETVGDYAFDAEVADSAIENMIGAAQVPMGVAGPVTVDGGAANGQYRLPLATSEGALLASVNRGLSVIESAGGASARVTKNGMTRAPVFRVEGVVQAAETVEWVGENLEALREAAESTTSHGELLDVEPYVVGDSVFLRFAYDTKDAMGMNMATIATGEACSVVEEHTPASLVALSGNLCSDKKPAAINAVEGRGRSVTADVVIPGEVVEERLHTTADAIAEANTRKNLIGSAKAGSLGFNAHAANVVGAAFLATGQDEAQVVEGANAITTMDARPSEDENGSSDLYASVSLASLEVGTVGGGTKLPTQSEALDVLGLRGGGDPAGSNADALAEVIAVGALAGELSLLAALASRHLASAHADLGR; this is encoded by the coding sequence ATGACCGACGCCGAAACCCTCGCCGAGCGCGTCCGGACGGGCGAGTTGCGACTGCACGAACTCGAGGAGCACGCCGACCACGATACCGCGGCCGCGGCCCGCCGGGTCTTGCTCGAGGCCGAGACCGACGCCGACCTCGAGACGGTCGGCGACTACGCCTTCGACGCCGAGGTCGCCGACTCGGCCATCGAGAACATGATCGGCGCGGCCCAGGTGCCGATGGGCGTCGCCGGCCCCGTCACCGTCGACGGCGGCGCCGCGAACGGGCAGTACCGCCTGCCGCTGGCGACGAGCGAGGGCGCGCTCCTGGCCTCGGTCAACCGCGGCCTCTCAGTGATCGAGTCGGCCGGCGGCGCGAGCGCCCGCGTGACGAAAAACGGAATGACCCGCGCTCCCGTGTTTCGCGTCGAGGGCGTCGTCCAGGCCGCCGAGACCGTCGAGTGGGTCGGCGAGAACCTCGAGGCCCTGCGCGAGGCTGCCGAGTCCACGACGAGTCACGGCGAGTTGCTCGACGTCGAGCCGTACGTCGTCGGCGATTCGGTCTTCCTGCGGTTCGCCTACGACACCAAGGACGCGATGGGGATGAACATGGCGACGATCGCGACGGGCGAGGCGTGTTCAGTCGTCGAGGAGCACACCCCCGCCTCGCTGGTCGCCCTCTCGGGGAACCTCTGTTCGGACAAGAAGCCCGCGGCGATCAACGCCGTCGAGGGCCGCGGTCGCTCGGTCACGGCCGACGTCGTCATCCCCGGCGAGGTCGTCGAGGAGCGTCTGCACACCACCGCCGACGCCATCGCGGAGGCCAACACCCGGAAGAACCTGATCGGGAGCGCCAAGGCGGGCAGCCTGGGGTTCAACGCCCACGCGGCCAACGTCGTCGGCGCGGCCTTCCTCGCGACCGGTCAGGACGAGGCCCAGGTCGTCGAGGGCGCGAACGCGATTACGACGATGGACGCCCGCCCGAGTGAGGACGAGAACGGCTCGAGCGACCTCTACGCCTCCGTCTCGCTCGCTTCCCTCGAGGTCGGCACCGTCGGCGGCGGCACGAAACTCCCGACCCAGTCGGAGGCGCTCGACGTACTGGGCCTGCGCGGGGGCGGCGATCCGGCGGGGAGCAACGCCGACGCGCTCGCGGAGGTCATCGCGGTCGGTGCGCTGGCTGGCGAACTCTCGCTCCTGGCGGCGCTGGCTTCGCGGCATCTCGCGAGCGCGCACGCGGATCTGGGTCGGTAG
- a CDS encoding MFS transporter — translation MSLEDSQADAADPLDAWRQFFALERDVIVLSLAMFAFSLSFQMTSRYMAEYMVALGATGVAVGLFGTAGNVISAVYPYPGGAISDRIGSRYALTAFGLLATIGFGVWLAAPLLADVAVGPTNLAIVGIFLGLILAQAWKSFGLGATYAIVKQAVPPSQLAAGFASTESFRRTAFLVGPLIAAIVFAPFTSASDEVIFAFQVILVVAVAFGIFGTLVQHRLYDSSDDSFGKEFEGVSQLLADLRNLPDPLRPLLVGDTLVRFANGMVYVFFVLVVTDFLAVGLALPTSVPGVGDSLSPQAYFGLLLSLEMAVALLVMIPAAKAAERVGLKPVVALGFLVYAVFPIMLISVPEGGVGALSTAGVLAVLFAFSGLRFAGLPAHKALIVGPAEMGAGGRVSGAYYLLRNVIVIPSAALGGFLWAGLSNPLTGETILAGDPVLAFTIATVIGLVGTGYFLVFGEEFEAYA, via the coding sequence ATGAGCCTCGAGGACTCGCAGGCGGACGCGGCCGACCCGCTCGACGCCTGGCGCCAGTTCTTCGCCCTCGAGCGGGACGTGATCGTCCTCTCACTCGCCATGTTCGCGTTCAGCCTGAGCTTCCAGATGACGAGTCGCTACATGGCCGAGTACATGGTCGCACTGGGGGCGACGGGCGTCGCCGTCGGACTCTTCGGAACCGCTGGGAACGTGATTAGCGCCGTCTATCCCTACCCCGGCGGGGCGATTTCGGACCGTATCGGTTCCCGGTACGCGCTCACCGCGTTCGGCCTTCTCGCCACCATCGGGTTCGGCGTCTGGCTCGCGGCGCCCCTCCTCGCCGACGTCGCCGTCGGCCCCACCAATCTCGCCATCGTCGGTATCTTCCTCGGACTGATCCTCGCCCAGGCCTGGAAGTCCTTCGGCCTCGGGGCCACCTACGCCATCGTCAAGCAAGCCGTCCCGCCCTCACAGCTGGCGGCGGGATTCGCCAGCACCGAGAGCTTCCGGCGCACCGCCTTCCTCGTCGGCCCGCTGATCGCCGCAATCGTCTTCGCCCCCTTCACCAGCGCCAGCGACGAGGTGATCTTCGCCTTCCAGGTGATTCTCGTCGTAGCCGTCGCCTTCGGAATCTTCGGGACCCTTGTACAACACCGGCTGTACGACTCGAGCGATGACTCCTTCGGCAAGGAGTTCGAGGGGGTCTCCCAGCTCCTCGCGGACCTCCGGAACCTCCCCGACCCGCTACGGCCGCTGCTGGTCGGCGACACCCTCGTCCGATTCGCCAACGGGATGGTCTACGTCTTCTTCGTCCTCGTGGTCACCGACTTTCTCGCGGTGGGCCTCGCGCTCCCGACTTCGGTACCCGGGGTCGGCGACTCGCTCTCCCCACAGGCGTACTTCGGTCTCCTCCTGAGCCTCGAGATGGCAGTCGCCCTGCTGGTGATGATTCCGGCCGCGAAAGCCGCCGAGCGCGTTGGGCTCAAGCCCGTGGTCGCGCTTGGCTTCCTCGTTTACGCGGTGTTCCCGATCATGCTAATTTCGGTGCCCGAGGGCGGGGTCGGTGCGCTCTCCACAGCGGGGGTCCTCGCGGTGCTGTTTGCCTTCTCCGGACTCCGATTCGCGGGTCTGCCGGCCCACAAGGCGCTGATCGTCGGCCCCGCGGAGATGGGCGCCGGGGGGCGAGTCTCGGGCGCGTACTACCTCCTGCGGAACGTGATCGTCATCCCCAGCGCCGCCCTCGGAGGATTCCTCTGGGCGGGACTGTCGAATCCCCTGACGGGGGAGACGATCCTGGCCGGCGATCCGGTCCTCGCCTTTACCATCGCGACCGTCATCGGCCTCGTTGGAACAGGTTACTTCCTCGTCTTCGGCGAGGAGTTCGAGGCGTACGCCTGA